In the Longimicrobium sp. genome, one interval contains:
- a CDS encoding FRG domain-containing protein, translated as MKEIRVASFARLHQALQRYQRSYLWLFRGQGDPEWRLLPKAGREPYRTYDDRTLFESWERRSVEFLPTLPSGPWDALAVAQHHGLATRLLDWSFNPLAAAFFAVWEDFDTDAVLYSYYSPRYVNPRKGSPFEFRGVERFKPKGVAQRITRQSGIFTVHGPPDTELEKALRPDDVLEKIIIDRKYRSRLLFDLSFYGVNRLTLFPDLDGLAAHMNWAIANRQFRAGLDIEEIGEA; from the coding sequence ATGAAAGAGATCCGCGTTGCATCATTCGCGCGCTTGCATCAGGCGCTACAGCGATATCAGCGCAGCTACCTCTGGTTATTTCGCGGTCAGGGCGATCCGGAGTGGCGACTGTTGCCGAAAGCAGGGCGCGAGCCGTACCGGACCTACGATGACCGCACTTTGTTCGAGTCATGGGAACGCAGGTCTGTGGAGTTTCTCCCGACGCTCCCGAGTGGTCCGTGGGATGCCCTGGCGGTGGCTCAGCACCACGGGCTTGCGACCCGCCTATTGGACTGGTCGTTCAATCCCCTTGCTGCTGCGTTCTTCGCGGTGTGGGAGGACTTTGATACAGACGCGGTCCTCTACTCCTATTACTCCCCGCGCTATGTAAATCCCAGGAAGGGCTCGCCCTTTGAATTCAGAGGAGTAGAGAGATTCAAGCCCAAGGGTGTGGCGCAGAGGATCACGCGTCAAAGTGGGATTTTTACAGTTCATGGACCGCCGGACACGGAACTGGAAAAGGCGCTCCGCCCCGATGATGTACTGGAGAAGATCATCATCGATCGAAAATACAGATCACGGTTGCTCTTCGACCTCTCCTTCTATGGGGTGAATCGTCTGACGTTATTCCCAGACTTGGACGGCTTGGCTGCGCACATGAATTGGGCGATCGCCAATCGCCAGTTTCGAGCGGGTCTGGACATCGAAGAGATCGGAGAGGCCTGA
- the ssb gene encoding single-stranded DNA-binding protein produces MSRSLNKAILIGNLGSDPEIRTIPSGARVAQFSLATSRRWTDKNGQQQEKTEWHRIVVWDRLVDVVEKWVHKGDRLYVEGEIEYRQYQDKDGVTKYMTEIRAREIMMLSGRGEGGDADRGGGFDRGRSAAPARAAAPARGNDYDDFQAPPLEDEDDLPF; encoded by the coding sequence GTGTCGCGCAGCCTCAACAAGGCCATCCTGATCGGGAACCTGGGCTCCGATCCCGAGATCCGCACGATTCCGAGCGGCGCCCGGGTCGCGCAGTTCTCGCTGGCCACGAGCCGCCGCTGGACCGACAAGAACGGGCAGCAGCAGGAGAAGACGGAGTGGCACCGCATCGTGGTGTGGGACCGTCTGGTGGACGTGGTCGAGAAGTGGGTGCACAAGGGCGACCGCCTGTACGTGGAGGGCGAGATCGAGTACCGCCAGTACCAGGACAAGGACGGAGTGACCAAGTACATGACGGAGATCCGCGCCCGCGAGATCATGATGCTGAGCGGGAGGGGCGAGGGCGGCGACGCGGACCGCGGCGGCGGCTTCGACCGCGGCCGCTCCGCCGCTCCCGCGCGCGCCGCCGCCCCCGCGCGCGGCAACGACTACGACGACTTCCAGGCCCCGCCCCTGGAGGACGAGGACGACCTGCCGTTCTGA
- the rimI gene encoding ribosomal protein S18-alanine N-acetyltransferase — translation MATTDAFTPFASAAGAPFTIRPMRDDDLPRVLDIENACFSMPWKESTFRGLMRRGDTDLFVAELGGGVVGYAACWTVIDQSELGNVAVAPDARGRGLGGALVDAVVERIKERGAREVFLEVRESNHLAQGIYRDRGFVVVGRRRSYYARPTEDALVMRLRV, via the coding sequence ATGGCGACCACCGACGCCTTCACCCCCTTCGCCTCCGCGGCCGGCGCGCCGTTCACCATCCGCCCGATGCGCGACGACGACCTCCCCCGGGTGCTGGACATCGAGAACGCCTGCTTCTCGATGCCGTGGAAGGAGAGCACCTTCCGCGGCCTGATGCGCCGCGGCGACACCGACCTGTTCGTGGCCGAGCTGGGCGGGGGCGTGGTGGGCTACGCGGCGTGCTGGACGGTGATCGACCAGTCGGAGCTGGGGAACGTGGCGGTGGCTCCCGACGCGCGCGGGCGGGGCCTGGGCGGCGCGCTGGTGGACGCGGTGGTGGAGCGCATCAAGGAGCGCGGCGCCCGCGAGGTGTTCCTGGAGGTGCGCGAGAGCAACCACCTGGCGCAGGGGATCTACCGCGACCGGGGCTTCGTGGTGGTGGGGCGCCGCCGCTCGTACTATGCACGGCCCACGGAAGACGCGTTGGTAATGCGCCTTCGCGTGTGA
- the tsaB gene encoding tRNA (adenosine(37)-N6)-threonylcarbamoyltransferase complex dimerization subunit type 1 TsaB — protein sequence MSVAAVGPVLALDSSTQGGSVAVGVDGRVAAEVSLDPGRGASSLLLPAIDRAVREAGLAPGELAAVVAAGGPGSFTGLRIAAATAKAIVRALGVPLFAYSGLLAAAATLRGAGRPVCALFDARNREVFAGCWRFAGDSVEELLAPAALRVEEVVGRVREASPVFTGEGAALYRDELEAALGAGSVLEPGGGSPAAGLLWLARAAPERGRVADPAAWEPDYLRASGAERIAAARKA from the coding sequence GTGAGCGTGGCCGCCGTCGGCCCCGTGCTGGCGCTGGACAGCTCCACGCAGGGCGGCTCCGTGGCGGTGGGCGTGGACGGGCGGGTGGCGGCCGAGGTGTCGCTCGACCCCGGCCGCGGCGCCTCCTCGCTCCTCCTCCCCGCGATCGACCGGGCCGTGCGCGAGGCGGGGCTCGCGCCGGGGGAGCTGGCGGCGGTGGTCGCCGCGGGCGGCCCGGGCTCGTTCACGGGCCTGCGCATCGCCGCCGCGACGGCGAAGGCGATCGTCCGCGCGCTGGGGGTGCCGCTCTTCGCGTACTCCGGGCTGCTCGCGGCGGCGGCCACGCTGCGCGGCGCCGGGCGGCCGGTCTGCGCGCTCTTCGACGCCCGCAACCGCGAGGTGTTCGCCGGCTGCTGGCGCTTCGCCGGCGATTCCGTCGAGGAGCTGCTGGCCCCCGCCGCGCTCCGCGTCGAGGAGGTGGTCGGGCGTGTGCGGGAGGCCTCTCCCGTCTTCACCGGCGAGGGCGCGGCGCTCTACCGGGACGAGCTCGAGGCGGCGCTCGGGGCCGGCTCCGTGCTCGAGCCGGGCGGCGGCTCGCCGGCCGCGGGGCTGCTCTGGCTCGCGCGGGCGGCGCCCGAGCGGGGGCGCGTGGCCGACCCCGCCGCCTGGGAGCCCGACTACCTCCGCGCGTCCGGCGCGGAGCGCATCGCCGCCGCGCGCAAGGCCTGA
- the tsaE gene encoding tRNA (adenosine(37)-N6)-threonylcarbamoyltransferase complex ATPase subunit type 1 TsaE, translating to MEAELTEAELVAWGERIGREARTPLVLALRGDLGAGKSTLARAVGRGAGVEGEMPSPTFNLLFRYDTPSGTQVQHLDLYRLEHPDEVWELGWDELPAPRDLVLIEWPDRAGALLPAPRWEVEIEDLGDPGRRRVEARPVGDPPPLPPPDGRAP from the coding sequence ATGGAGGCGGAGCTGACGGAGGCGGAGCTGGTGGCGTGGGGCGAGCGGATCGGGCGCGAGGCGCGGACGCCGCTCGTCCTGGCCCTGCGCGGCGACCTGGGGGCGGGGAAGTCCACCCTGGCGCGCGCCGTCGGCCGGGGGGCGGGCGTGGAGGGCGAGATGCCGTCCCCCACCTTCAACCTTCTCTTCCGCTACGACACGCCGTCGGGGACGCAGGTGCAGCACCTGGACCTCTACCGCCTGGAGCACCCGGACGAGGTGTGGGAGCTGGGGTGGGACGAGCTCCCCGCCCCGCGCGACCTGGTGCTGATCGAGTGGCCCGACCGCGCCGGGGCGCTGCTCCCCGCGCCGCGCTGGGAGGTGGAGATCGAGGACCTGGGCGACCCCGGCCGCCGCCGCGTGGAGGCGCGCCCGGTCGGCGACCCGCCGCCGCTGCCGCCGCCGGACGGGAGGGCGCCGTGA
- the uvrB gene encoding excinuclease ABC subunit UvrB — MPFELASPFPPRGDQPRAIQELTDGLKRGDRYQTLLGATGTGKTFAIAHVIANHGRPTLVMSHNKTLAAQLYGELKQLFPKNAVEYFISYYDYYQPEAYIPSSDTYIEKDSSINEDIERLRLRATSSLMEREDVIIVSSVSCIYGLGDPREYRQLMVVLEVGQQIGRKKILESLVNVQYSRNDAAFERGHFRVRGDTVEVYPAYDEQGIRIELWGDEIERISRFDPLTGDTIATLGRTAIYPATHFVTQKSTIERAVHRIRAELDERLKELLGAGKLLEAQRLESRTNFDIEMMLEIGTCAGIENYSRHIAGRAEGERPACLFDYFPEDFLVVVDESHVSVPQIGGMYNGDRARKLTLVEHGFRLPSALDNRPLKFPEWEELVPKAIFVSATPGEYELAKSGGVVVEQIIRPTGLLDPEVVVRPVKGQVDDLLAEIREREKRGERVLVTTLTKRMSEDLTDFFQQAGVRVRYLHSDIDSIERVEILRDLRLGKFDVLVGINLLREGLDLPEVSLVAILDADKEGFLRSSSSLIQTVGRAARNAQGTAILYADTVTGSMRRMIDETNRRRVLQEEYNRRHGIIPTTIIKSVEEIELSTRVADARSPKYELPQSARGKKVAEKRAPYGKTPEEVLKQIEQEMRDAAAQLDFERAALLRDQYLELKAELDGAKPVPQRRQVSGLR, encoded by the coding sequence ATGCCGTTCGAACTGGCGTCCCCCTTCCCGCCGCGCGGCGACCAGCCCAGGGCCATCCAGGAGCTGACGGACGGCCTCAAGCGGGGGGACCGCTACCAGACGCTGCTCGGCGCCACCGGGACGGGGAAGACCTTCGCCATCGCCCACGTGATCGCCAACCACGGGCGGCCCACCCTGGTGATGAGCCACAACAAGACGCTCGCCGCGCAGCTCTACGGCGAGCTCAAGCAGCTCTTCCCGAAGAACGCCGTCGAGTACTTCATCTCCTACTACGACTACTACCAGCCCGAGGCGTACATCCCCTCCTCGGACACCTACATCGAGAAGGACTCCTCGATCAACGAGGACATCGAGCGGCTGCGGCTGCGCGCCACCAGCAGCCTGATGGAGCGCGAGGACGTCATCATCGTCTCCTCGGTCAGCTGCATCTACGGCCTGGGCGACCCGCGCGAGTACCGCCAGCTCATGGTGGTGCTCGAGGTGGGCCAGCAGATCGGCCGCAAGAAGATCCTGGAGTCGCTGGTCAACGTCCAGTACTCGCGCAACGACGCCGCCTTCGAGCGCGGCCACTTCCGCGTGCGCGGCGACACCGTCGAGGTCTACCCGGCCTACGACGAGCAGGGGATCCGCATCGAGCTGTGGGGCGACGAGATCGAGCGCATCTCGCGCTTCGACCCGCTCACCGGCGACACCATCGCCACGCTGGGGCGCACGGCCATCTACCCGGCCACGCACTTCGTCACCCAGAAGTCCACCATCGAGCGCGCCGTGCACCGCATCCGCGCCGAGCTGGACGAGCGGCTGAAGGAGCTGCTGGGCGCCGGGAAGCTGCTGGAGGCGCAGCGGCTGGAGAGCCGCACGAACTTCGACATCGAGATGATGCTGGAGATCGGCACCTGCGCGGGGATCGAGAACTACAGCCGCCACATCGCCGGCCGCGCCGAGGGCGAGCGCCCGGCGTGCCTCTTCGACTACTTCCCCGAGGACTTCCTGGTGGTGGTGGACGAGTCGCACGTCTCCGTCCCGCAGATCGGGGGGATGTACAACGGCGACCGCGCGCGCAAGCTGACGCTGGTGGAGCACGGCTTCCGGCTGCCCTCGGCGCTCGACAACCGCCCGCTCAAGTTCCCCGAGTGGGAGGAGCTGGTGCCGAAGGCGATCTTCGTCTCCGCCACGCCGGGGGAGTACGAGCTGGCCAAGAGCGGCGGCGTGGTGGTCGAGCAGATCATCCGCCCGACGGGGCTGCTCGACCCGGAGGTGGTGGTCCGCCCGGTGAAGGGGCAGGTGGACGACCTGCTGGCCGAGATCCGCGAGCGGGAGAAGCGCGGCGAGCGGGTGCTGGTGACCACGCTCACCAAGCGGATGTCGGAGGACCTCACCGACTTCTTCCAGCAGGCCGGGGTGCGGGTGCGCTACCTGCACTCGGACATCGACTCGATCGAGCGGGTGGAGATCCTGCGCGACCTGCGGCTGGGGAAGTTCGACGTGCTGGTGGGGATCAACCTGCTGCGCGAGGGGCTGGACCTGCCGGAGGTCTCTCTCGTCGCCATCCTGGACGCCGACAAGGAGGGCTTCCTGCGCTCGTCGTCGTCGCTGATCCAGACGGTGGGCCGCGCCGCCCGCAACGCGCAGGGGACGGCGATCCTCTACGCCGACACGGTAACGGGGTCGATGCGGCGGATGATCGACGAGACCAACCGCCGCCGGGTGCTGCAGGAGGAGTACAACCGCCGCCACGGGATCATCCCCACCACGATCATCAAGTCGGTGGAGGAGATCGAGCTGAGCACGCGCGTGGCCGACGCCCGGAGCCCCAAGTACGAGCTGCCGCAGTCGGCGCGGGGGAAGAAGGTGGCGGAGAAGCGCGCTCCTTACGGGAAGACGCCGGAGGAGGTGCTCAAGCAGATCGAGCAGGAGATGCGCGACGCGGCGGCGCAGCTGGACTTCGAGCGGGCGGCGCTGCTCCGCGACCAGTACCTGGAGCTCAAGGCGGAGCTCGACGGCGCCAAGCCGGTGCCGCAGCGGCGGCAGGTGTCGGGGTTGAGGTGA